The Chiloscyllium punctatum isolate Juve2018m chromosome 42, sChiPun1.3, whole genome shotgun sequence genome includes a region encoding these proteins:
- the prr15lb gene encoding proline-rich protein 15-like protein B has translation MGESAPPSWWKLTFLRKKKNSAKVLYEVPGERSSPDIKEGGGNPENGEDSELEARLEKIVDKSTKGRHVRVSNSGRFKEKKKIRTSLSESPGFYNDSGNGEGAQS, from the coding sequence ATGGGTGAGTCTGCTCCACCGAGCTGGTGGAAACTTACTTTCCTGCGCAAGAAGAAGAACAGCGCGAAGGTTCTGTACGAGGTCCCGGGGGAGAGGAGCAGCCCCGACATTAAGGAGGGCGGCGGCAACCCCGAGAACGGGGAGGACTCGGAGCTGGAAGCGCGTCTGGAGAAAATCGTGGACAAAAGCACCAAAGGCAGACACGTGAGAGTCTCCAACTCTGGCAGGTTCAAGGAGAAAAAGAAAATACGGACCAGTCTGTCAGAAAGCCCCGGCTTCTACAACGATTCAGGCAACGGCGAGGGTGCGCAGTCCTGA